In a genomic window of Geitlerinema sp. PCC 9228:
- a CDS encoding efflux RND transporter periplasmic adaptor subunit — MSSSLLHPFNGQNIWRQSPKIGAVTLMTLLAVGGGWWWFASSLRTPANSNQVVAQEEPETISVETGEVTVDKTVQQRVLTGSVEAVDSVTLSSRVTGRIEQLNVDEGDLVNAGDLIANVDVESIQARQNQAQAGISQAQSAVSMAQFTKLTAQSQKNEAQAKLEESRAKLQEAQADLEDAKLDQRRMQNLASQGVVSQDRLDNANTRVEMTQARIEQIKANMEQAKSAIDQADAQMQQAQAQVEQAQAQVQAARAEVERTQADLDYGRVVAPFDGVITKKHAAVGSMVGEFLAQPIVTIERSDRLWFTVQVPESLIDSIRVGQNIDVQIDAINDTVAGTVDQIVSSADPNSRSFQAKITIEPTQNVIPGMFGRIRLQKSGDIETLVVPQAAVVERLGITGVYQVVDGKAQFTKITPGAEEEGKVEVFSGLEKGDRVVLNPPEKIKDGMLVR; from the coding sequence ATGAGTAGTTCTTTACTACACCCATTTAACGGACAGAATATCTGGCGGCAAAGCCCCAAAATCGGGGCAGTCACGCTAATGACCTTGCTCGCTGTAGGCGGCGGTTGGTGGTGGTTTGCTAGCAGCCTACGTACGCCAGCCAACTCCAACCAAGTCGTTGCCCAAGAAGAACCAGAAACTATCTCCGTGGAAACCGGGGAAGTTACCGTCGATAAAACGGTGCAACAGCGCGTTCTCACCGGAAGCGTAGAAGCGGTGGATAGCGTGACACTCAGCAGTCGCGTTACCGGTAGGATCGAACAGCTCAATGTCGATGAGGGGGATTTGGTGAACGCCGGTGATTTGATTGCTAATGTTGATGTCGAGAGCATTCAAGCAAGGCAAAATCAGGCTCAGGCTGGTATCTCTCAAGCCCAATCAGCGGTTTCTATGGCACAGTTTACCAAACTAACCGCCCAATCCCAGAAAAACGAAGCCCAAGCGAAACTGGAAGAGTCTAGAGCCAAACTGCAAGAGGCACAAGCAGATTTGGAAGATGCCAAACTCGACCAGCGACGGATGCAAAATTTGGCCAGCCAGGGGGTGGTTAGTCAAGACCGCCTGGATAATGCCAATACCCGCGTCGAGATGACCCAAGCGCGGATCGAACAAATTAAGGCTAATATGGAGCAAGCGAAATCTGCCATTGACCAGGCAGATGCTCAAATGCAACAAGCCCAAGCTCAGGTCGAACAAGCTCAAGCTCAGGTACAAGCAGCCCGAGCTGAGGTGGAACGAACCCAAGCCGATTTGGATTACGGTCGCGTGGTGGCTCCTTTTGATGGTGTGATTACCAAAAAACACGCTGCTGTTGGTTCTATGGTGGGCGAGTTTTTAGCACAGCCCATTGTTACCATTGAAAGGAGCGATCGCTTGTGGTTTACCGTGCAAGTTCCCGAATCTCTCATCGATAGCATTCGGGTTGGTCAAAATATCGACGTACAAATTGATGCCATTAACGATACGGTGGCTGGTACGGTAGACCAGATCGTTTCTTCCGCCGACCCCAACTCTCGCAGTTTCCAGGCGAAAATTACCATCGAACCCACACAAAATGTGATTCCGGGTATGTTCGGTCGCATCCGGCTACAAAAATCGGGAGATATTGAGACTTTGGTGGTTCCCCAAGCGGCGGTTGTAGAACGTTTGGGCATTACTGGGGTATACCAGGTAGTGGATGGAAAAGCACAGTTCACTAAAATTACTCCTGGGGCTGAAGAAGAAGGAAAAGTGGAAGTATTCTCCGGTCTGGAAAAAGGCGATCGCGTGGTTCTCAATCCGCCAGAAAAAATCAAAGACGGTATGCTAGTCAGATAG
- a CDS encoding DUF3365 domain-containing protein, with protein sequence MFASFIRLLFVLSAAFFLWLGSPAAIQAQTQTPPNPEEIGNIAREIEALDQMRSQLASTIEDMEGKPTMQTMKEVCAPVGKRAKQLSQENIWNVKQVADKYRNPNHAPATPEAQEALDAFRQNPNLISYWQKEELHGEPGLRYYRRINVEPACLACHGDAESRPDFVKKGYPEDLAFNFEVGDLRGMYAVFLPEDVQAGLQEAVK encoded by the coding sequence ATGTTTGCATCTTTTATCCGCCTGCTGTTCGTACTATCCGCCGCCTTTTTCCTGTGGTTGGGTTCGCCTGCTGCGATACAAGCCCAAACCCAAACCCCTCCCAATCCCGAAGAAATTGGCAATATTGCCCGGGAAATAGAAGCTCTCGACCAAATGCGCTCTCAGTTGGCTTCTACTATTGAAGATATGGAAGGTAAGCCCACCATGCAGACCATGAAAGAAGTCTGCGCGCCGGTGGGCAAACGTGCCAAGCAACTGAGCCAAGAAAATATCTGGAATGTCAAGCAAGTTGCGGATAAATACCGCAATCCCAACCACGCTCCGGCTACCCCAGAAGCGCAAGAGGCGCTCGATGCTTTTCGCCAGAACCCGAACTTAATTTCTTACTGGCAAAAAGAAGAGCTGCATGGAGAACCCGGTTTGCGCTACTATCGTCGCATTAATGTCGAACCGGCTTGTTTGGCTTGCCACGGCGATGCTGAATCTCGTCCCGATTTCGTGAAAAAAGGATATCCTGAAGATTTAGCCTTCAATTTTGAAGTAGGCGATTTGCGCGGTATGTATGCAGTGTTCTTGCCTGAAGACGTACAAGCAGGATTGCAAGAGGCTGTGAAGTAA
- a CDS encoding cryptochrome/photolyase family protein, with the protein MTTGIWILGDQLHPQQTALATHWHNRHRVSVIFIESLEYAQQRPYHQQKLIFIWSAMRHFAAELRQQGWSVSYFPAAACFFDPLSHWIEENQISEIWMMAPSDRSFAEAIYQFPLPCKIIFTENNNFLWSREEFTQWQKGGKRWLMEDFYRQGRRKFQILMASDRPVGGTWNLDKENRRPPKKGESLQTPTPLRFIPDEITQSVIEQVKHLPFPTYGWAEPFGWGVTREQALQVRDRFVREILPTFGPYQDAMVTGEPTMWHSLLSVYLNIGLLQPLEVIRAAEEAYYERDLPLNSVEGFIRQILGWREYMQGIYQTWNRDFATMNWFQHTHPLPDFFWDSQKTEMNCLREVLQQVEKTGYAHHIQRLMVLANFALIAGCSPQEVKNWFHAAFIDAYDWVMQTNVMGMGLFADGGAIASKPYAASANYINKMSDYCRGCQYNPKKRIGEDACPFNYLYWNFLERHQEKLRSLHRMGMVLKNLHRMSESERVAIRQQAAEFLS; encoded by the coding sequence ATGACTACTGGTATTTGGATATTGGGTGACCAACTGCATCCCCAACAAACCGCACTCGCTACTCACTGGCACAACCGCCATCGGGTATCAGTTATTTTTATCGAATCTTTAGAGTACGCACAACAGCGTCCCTATCACCAGCAAAAGCTAATTTTCATTTGGTCGGCTATGCGGCATTTTGCTGCCGAACTCCGCCAGCAAGGTTGGTCGGTCAGTTATTTTCCAGCAGCTGCTTGTTTTTTCGACCCTCTATCTCATTGGATTGAGGAAAATCAAATTAGCGAAATCTGGATGATGGCCCCTAGCGATCGCTCTTTTGCAGAAGCAATTTACCAATTTCCCCTTCCTTGTAAAATTATATTTACCGAAAATAATAACTTTTTATGGAGTCGCGAAGAATTTACCCAATGGCAAAAAGGGGGTAAACGTTGGCTCATGGAAGATTTTTACCGTCAAGGTAGGCGTAAATTCCAGATTTTAATGGCAAGCGATCGCCCAGTTGGCGGAACTTGGAACTTAGACAAAGAAAACCGTCGCCCTCCCAAAAAAGGAGAATCTTTACAAACACCGACTCCTTTAAGATTTATCCCTGACGAAATCACCCAATCGGTTATCGAACAAGTGAAGCACTTGCCTTTTCCCACCTACGGTTGGGCGGAACCGTTTGGCTGGGGGGTAACCAGAGAACAGGCATTGCAGGTACGCGATCGCTTTGTACGGGAAATTTTACCAACATTTGGTCCTTACCAGGATGCCATGGTAACGGGGGAACCGACAATGTGGCATTCTTTGCTTTCAGTTTATTTAAATATTGGCTTGCTGCAGCCGCTGGAAGTGATTCGTGCTGCCGAAGAAGCTTACTACGAGCGAGATTTGCCTTTAAACAGCGTTGAGGGATTTATCCGACAAATTTTGGGCTGGCGGGAATACATGCAAGGAATTTATCAAACGTGGAATAGAGATTTTGCGACCATGAATTGGTTTCAACATACGCATCCTTTGCCGGATTTTTTCTGGGACAGCCAAAAAACGGAAATGAATTGTTTGCGAGAGGTTCTGCAACAGGTAGAGAAAACGGGATACGCCCATCACATCCAGCGATTGATGGTTTTGGCTAATTTTGCCCTGATTGCTGGATGCTCTCCTCAGGAGGTCAAAAATTGGTTTCACGCTGCTTTTATCGATGCCTACGATTGGGTAATGCAGACCAACGTGATGGGGATGGGGTTGTTTGCTGATGGCGGCGCGATCGCATCCAAACCCTATGCCGCCTCGGCCAATTATATAAATAAAATGAGCGATTATTGTCGGGGGTGCCAGTACAATCCGAAAAAGCGCATCGGTGAAGATGCTTGCCCTTTCAACTACCTATATTGGAACTTTTTGGAACGCCACCAAGAAAAATTGCGATCGCTGCATCGCATGGGAATGGTTCTCAAAAATCTCCACCGCATGTCCGAGTCGGA
- a CDS encoding PAS domain-containing protein has translation MVEPSSQQEQARWRQFLAASPAVIYSMDTNPPHGLNFVSENIASKLGYNVEECLQDPHFWYQSIHPEDFPQVVGSWNGEIPPQTPIKAKSGTQAYRLRRRDGSYCWIRDEWQTIENETGTPSEIIGSWLPLECSWEMPETCQDCSKFPTAGKFFQLSLDLFCVLNFQGVFLQVNPAVTRILGYQPEEFCQKALPELVHPDDWEETNNKGKELLETEKLTTFENRYRHVDGSYRWLSWSAIAVPEEQVIYAIARDITKDKEVEQAKDRLEALVEATTDFVGISDPAGHPYYINTAGRRMLGLSPEEDITQQHISDYYAPQVRQTAFESAIPIAEQQQVWHGESEFVDRYGNIIPVSQVITAHKDRQGNIEFYATIARDIRDRKTIENSLRWQEEQLRKKAQKEALLNRITNQIRQSLDLDTVLETAVRSVRHLLQVDRCGFLWYEPGNGENLPVWNCVKEAKSPEKGSNLGIYPASGDNFLTQKCLHLEVVQVDDTNQLEAELTLSAQKMLKRWHMRAFLAVPTITQQGEIGIIGCIQEDKPRSWQVWETEILLSVCDCLNIAISQATLYQKSQESAKVASQHALQLEHTLNELQRTQTQLIHNEKMAGLGQLVAGIAHEINNPVNFIYGNITHAQEYTSELINWLQHYQKLDWENALPEGDLAGSDLNFIIDDFPKLIHSMQVGAERIRDIVRSLRTFSRLDEAYWKEVDLHEGLESTLTILHHRLTEKCDRPEIEIVRNYGDLPAIGCYANQLNQVFVNLLTNSIDALETAYQKNQKDSLQIDIITRLADDWVEIELADNGMGMTEAVQKHLFDPFFTTKPVGKGTGLGLSIAYQIITELHQGELQYSSSVGEGTTFTIRIPLQQQPHHNPNNNESSPS, from the coding sequence ATGGTCGAACCATCATCCCAGCAAGAGCAAGCAAGATGGCGGCAGTTCCTAGCTGCCAGTCCTGCTGTTATTTATAGCATGGATACCAATCCACCGCATGGGCTGAACTTTGTCAGCGAAAATATCGCTTCTAAATTAGGATATAACGTAGAAGAATGCCTGCAAGACCCCCATTTCTGGTATCAAAGTATCCACCCAGAAGATTTTCCCCAAGTGGTTGGTAGCTGGAATGGGGAAATACCACCGCAAACGCCTATCAAAGCCAAAAGCGGAACGCAGGCATATCGCTTGCGCCGGCGCGACGGTTCTTATTGTTGGATTCGCGATGAATGGCAGACGATAGAAAACGAAACTGGCACTCCCTCGGAAATTATTGGTTCTTGGCTGCCACTGGAATGCTCTTGGGAAATGCCAGAAACCTGTCAGGATTGTTCCAAGTTTCCCACCGCAGGCAAATTTTTCCAACTTTCCTTGGATTTATTTTGCGTTTTAAATTTCCAAGGGGTGTTTTTGCAAGTCAACCCAGCGGTAACGAGAATCCTGGGATATCAGCCGGAAGAATTTTGCCAGAAAGCACTACCAGAGTTGGTTCATCCCGATGATTGGGAAGAAACCAACAACAAAGGTAAGGAACTGTTGGAAACGGAAAAGCTGACTACCTTTGAAAATCGCTACCGGCATGTTGATGGCAGTTACCGGTGGCTGTCTTGGAGTGCGATCGCGGTACCGGAAGAACAAGTTATCTACGCCATTGCAAGAGATATTACCAAAGATAAGGAAGTGGAACAAGCCAAAGACCGACTGGAAGCGTTGGTAGAAGCCACCACGGACTTTGTAGGGATTTCCGATCCTGCCGGACATCCCTATTATATCAATACAGCGGGACGGCGCATGTTGGGATTGTCACCAGAAGAAGATATCACCCAACAGCATATCAGCGACTACTACGCACCCCAAGTACGGCAAACAGCGTTTGAAAGTGCCATTCCCATTGCCGAACAGCAGCAAGTCTGGCATGGGGAAAGTGAATTTGTCGATCGCTACGGCAATATTATTCCGGTATCGCAAGTAATTACCGCCCACAAAGACCGGCAAGGGAATATTGAATTTTATGCTACCATAGCGCGGGATATTCGCGATCGCAAAACCATTGAAAATTCCCTGCGGTGGCAAGAAGAACAGTTGCGTAAAAAAGCACAAAAAGAAGCACTTTTAAATCGCATCACCAATCAAATCCGCCAATCCCTTGACTTAGATACGGTTTTAGAAACTGCCGTTCGCTCCGTTCGCCATCTCTTGCAAGTCGATCGCTGCGGTTTTCTTTGGTACGAACCGGGAAATGGCGAGAATTTGCCAGTTTGGAACTGTGTCAAAGAAGCGAAATCTCCAGAAAAGGGCAGTAATCTGGGCATCTACCCGGCTAGTGGGGATAATTTTCTGACTCAAAAATGCCTTCATTTGGAAGTGGTGCAAGTAGACGATACCAACCAACTGGAAGCCGAACTGACGCTATCAGCGCAAAAAATGCTGAAACGCTGGCACATGCGAGCGTTTCTTGCCGTACCCACCATCACCCAGCAAGGGGAAATTGGTATTATTGGGTGCATTCAGGAAGACAAACCGCGAAGTTGGCAAGTTTGGGAAACAGAAATTTTGCTATCGGTGTGCGATTGTTTGAACATTGCGATTTCCCAAGCCACCCTTTACCAAAAAAGCCAAGAATCGGCCAAAGTTGCTTCCCAACACGCCTTGCAACTGGAACATACCCTCAACGAACTGCAACGTACCCAAACCCAACTAATCCACAACGAAAAAATGGCTGGTTTGGGACAGCTTGTGGCGGGAATTGCTCACGAAATCAACAATCCCGTTAATTTTATCTACGGCAACATTACGCATGCTCAGGAATATACCAGCGAACTGATTAATTGGTTGCAGCACTACCAAAAGCTTGACTGGGAAAATGCCCTACCCGAGGGAGACTTGGCTGGAAGCGATTTGAATTTTATTATCGATGATTTTCCCAAATTGATTCACTCTATGCAAGTGGGGGCAGAACGAATTCGGGATATTGTGCGATCGCTGCGTACTTTTTCGCGCCTCGACGAAGCCTACTGGAAAGAAGTAGACTTGCACGAAGGGTTGGAAAGTACCCTCACCATTTTACACCACCGCCTCACGGAAAAATGCGATCGCCCGGAAATTGAGATCGTACGCAACTATGGAGATTTGCCTGCCATCGGCTGCTATGCCAACCAACTCAACCAAGTATTTGTCAACCTACTCACCAACAGCATCGATGCTTTGGAAACTGCCTACCAGAAAAACCAAAAAGATAGCTTGCAAATCGATATTATTACCCGTTTAGCTGACGATTGGGTGGAAATCGAACTGGCAGATAACGGCATGGGAATGACAGAAGCAGTACAAAAACACCTATTCGATCCCTTTTTCACCACCAAACCAGTGGGGAAAGGAACGGGATTGGGATTGTCGATTGCCTATCAAATTATCACCGAACTGCACCAAGGAGAATTACAATATTCTTCATCTGTAGGAGAGGGCACCACATTTACCATTCGGATTCCCCTTCAGCAACAGCCCCACCATAACCCAAACAACAACGAATCTTCCCCATCATGA
- a CDS encoding metalloregulator ArsR/SmtB family transcription factor, producing MDLALEPHELENLANRFKILSEPSRLQILSAICNGECKVQEICDRTGLSQANVSKHLHLLKNAGVVACRRVGVCRYYRVIDPDLLTLCMRARQKSQPS from the coding sequence ATGGATCTTGCTCTTGAACCCCACGAACTGGAAAATTTGGCCAATCGGTTCAAAATCTTGAGCGAACCGAGTCGCCTCCAAATCCTGTCTGCTATTTGCAACGGCGAATGTAAAGTACAAGAAATTTGCGATCGCACTGGCTTATCCCAAGCCAACGTATCCAAACACTTACATTTGCTCAAAAATGCCGGTGTGGTGGCTTGTCGCCGCGTGGGGGTATGCCGGTACTACCGAGTGATCGACCCGGATTTGCTCACTTTATGCATGAGAGCCCGCCAAAAGTCACAACCTTCCTAG